Proteins found in one Serratia plymuthica genomic segment:
- the odhB gene encoding 2-oxoglutarate dehydrogenase complex dihydrolipoyllysine-residue succinyltransferase — MSSVDILVPDLPESVADATVATWHKKPGDSVQRDEVLVEIETDKVVLEVPASEAGILDAIVEEEGATVLSRQILGRIRPGNSSGKPTEEKSQAKEATPAQRATASLEEESNDALSPAIRRLIAEHDLDAAAIKGSGVGGRITREDVEAHLANGKKADKPAAAAVEAAPQPALSNRSEKRVPMTRLRKRVAERLLEAKNSTAMLTTFNEINMQPIMDLRKQYGEAFEKRHGVRLGFMSFYIKAVVEALKRFPEVNASIDGTDVVYHNYFDISIAVSTPRGLVTPVLRDVDSMSMADIEKKIKELAVKGRDGKLTVEELTGGNFTITNGGVFGSLMSTPIINPPQSAILGMHAIKDRPMAVNGQVVIQPMMYLALSYDHRLIDGKESVGYLVTVKEMLEDPARLLLDV, encoded by the coding sequence ATGAGTAGCGTAGATATTCTGGTTCCTGACCTTCCTGAATCGGTTGCCGATGCGACCGTAGCCACCTGGCACAAGAAACCAGGCGACAGCGTCCAGCGTGACGAAGTGCTGGTTGAAATCGAAACTGACAAAGTTGTGTTGGAAGTGCCGGCCAGCGAAGCAGGTATTCTTGATGCGATCGTGGAAGAAGAGGGCGCAACCGTGCTTTCTCGCCAGATCCTCGGCCGTATTCGCCCGGGCAACAGCTCTGGCAAGCCGACCGAAGAGAAAAGCCAGGCTAAAGAAGCCACTCCGGCACAGCGCGCAACCGCCAGCCTGGAAGAAGAGAGCAACGATGCGCTCAGCCCGGCGATCCGCCGCCTGATTGCTGAACACGATCTCGACGCTGCAGCCATCAAAGGCAGCGGCGTGGGTGGCCGCATCACTCGCGAAGACGTGGAAGCGCATCTGGCTAACGGCAAGAAAGCCGACAAGCCGGCCGCAGCCGCAGTTGAAGCCGCACCGCAGCCTGCTCTGAGCAACCGCAGCGAAAAACGCGTGCCGATGACCCGTCTGCGCAAGCGCGTGGCTGAGCGTCTGTTGGAAGCGAAGAACAGCACTGCGATGCTGACGACCTTCAACGAAATCAACATGCAGCCGATCATGGACCTGCGCAAGCAGTACGGTGAAGCCTTCGAAAAACGCCACGGTGTACGTCTGGGCTTCATGTCCTTCTACATCAAGGCGGTGGTTGAAGCGCTGAAACGCTTCCCGGAAGTGAACGCTTCCATCGACGGCACCGACGTGGTCTACCACAACTACTTCGATATCAGCATTGCGGTATCTACTCCACGCGGCCTGGTGACCCCGGTTCTGCGCGATGTGGACAGCATGAGCATGGCGGATATCGAGAAGAAAATCAAAGAGCTGGCGGTCAAAGGCCGTGACGGTAAATTGACCGTGGAAGAACTGACCGGCGGTAACTTCACCATTACCAACGGCGGCGTATTCGGCTCATTGATGTCTACCCCGATCATCAACCCGCCGCAGAGCGCGATCCTGGGCATGCACGCCATTAAAGATCGCCCAATGGCGGTGAATGGCCAGGTTGTGATCCAGCCAATGATGTATCTGGCGCTTTCTTACGATCACCGCCTGATCGACGGCAAAGAGTCCGTTGGTTACCTGGTGACGGTGAAAGAGATGCTGGAAGATCCGGCTCGTCTGCTGCTGGACGTATAA
- the sucC gene encoding ADP-forming succinate--CoA ligase subunit beta → MNLHEYQAKQLFARYGMPAPTGYACTTPREAEEAASKIGSGPWVVKCQVHAGGRGKAGGVKVVNSKEDIRAFAEAWLGKRLVTYQTDALGQPVHQILVEAATDIDKELYLGAVVDRASRRVVFMASTEGGVEIEKVAEETPELIHKMTIDPLAGPQPYQGRELAFKLGLTGKQVGQFAKIFMGLATLFLERDLAMVEINPLVVTKQGDLICLDGKLGADGNALFRQSELREMRDPSQEDERESRAAQWELNYVALDGNIGCMVNGAGLAMGTMDIVKLHGGEPANFLDVGGGATKERVTEAFKIILSDDKVKAVLVNIFGGIVRCDLIADGIIGAVAEVGVNVPVVVRLEGNNAELGAKKLADSGLNIIAATSLTDAAQQVVAAVEGK, encoded by the coding sequence ATGAATTTACACGAATATCAGGCAAAACAGCTGTTTGCTCGGTATGGCATGCCGGCACCAACCGGTTACGCCTGTACCACACCGCGTGAAGCAGAAGAAGCCGCATCCAAAATCGGCTCAGGCCCGTGGGTGGTAAAATGTCAGGTTCATGCTGGCGGTCGCGGTAAAGCTGGCGGCGTTAAAGTGGTTAACAGCAAAGAAGACATCCGTGCTTTCGCTGAAGCCTGGCTGGGCAAGCGTCTGGTGACCTACCAGACTGACGCGCTGGGCCAACCGGTTCACCAGATCCTGGTAGAAGCGGCGACCGACATCGATAAAGAACTGTACCTGGGCGCGGTGGTCGATCGCGCAAGCCGTCGCGTGGTGTTTATGGCATCCACCGAAGGTGGCGTTGAGATTGAAAAAGTTGCGGAAGAAACCCCGGAACTGATCCACAAAATGACCATCGACCCACTGGCAGGCCCACAGCCTTATCAGGGCCGTGAGCTGGCCTTCAAACTGGGCCTGACCGGCAAGCAAGTCGGCCAGTTCGCCAAGATCTTCATGGGTCTGGCGACGCTGTTCCTGGAGCGCGACCTGGCGATGGTTGAGATCAACCCGCTGGTAGTGACCAAGCAGGGCGATCTGATCTGCCTGGACGGCAAACTGGGCGCCGACGGCAACGCACTGTTCCGCCAGTCTGAACTGCGCGAAATGCGTGACCCTTCTCAGGAAGATGAGCGTGAATCTCGCGCTGCGCAGTGGGAGCTGAACTACGTTGCTCTCGACGGCAACATCGGCTGCATGGTTAACGGCGCCGGTCTGGCGATGGGCACCATGGACATCGTTAAACTGCACGGCGGCGAACCGGCCAACTTCCTCGACGTAGGCGGCGGCGCGACCAAAGAACGCGTGACCGAAGCGTTCAAAATCATTCTGTCCGACGACAAGGTGAAAGCGGTTCTGGTCAACATTTTCGGTGGTATCGTACGCTGCGATCTGATCGCCGACGGCATCATTGGCGCAGTCGCCGAAGTGGGCGTTAACGTCCCTGTGGTCGTGCGCCTGGAAGGGAACAATGCCGAACTGGGCGCCAAGAAACTGGCGGACAGCGGTCTGAATATCATTGCTGCGACCAGCCTGACTGATGCGGCTCAGCAAGTTGTTGCGGCAGTGGAGGGTAAATAA